Proteins encoded together in one Bacteroidota bacterium window:
- a CDS encoding GNAT family N-acetyltransferase, with the protein MEIRLLDSRGMEDYFRLAEEHGSVFNTRAWLEIYDQRNLKVFGIFDKGGLLTGGFQIYQARRAALSFYRNPPFSPHIGLFYENRSVNPAKAQSAEKNMLTAVAAFLKRLPWQVLSVALPVGFIDAQPFTWDKFKVVPGYTYRLDLTVPVEETYREMMPERRNDISKAVKDGIEVTEVSDMAVVEALVQNTFERQSKSLDKLHLGRILRNFPGQGNSFAMVAFQDGKPLATCFCIFDGKTVYYLLGGYDSQNRHKGAGALAIWKSVEKAESINRLVFDFEGSMVPWIERYFRGFGGRLTPYLTINRASMPLEIFLKFIKRDIF; encoded by the coding sequence ATGGAAATCAGATTACTTGATAGTCGAGGCATGGAGGATTATTTCCGCCTTGCAGAGGAACATGGCTCGGTGTTCAATACCAGGGCCTGGCTGGAAATTTATGATCAACGAAATTTAAAAGTTTTCGGCATCTTCGACAAAGGAGGTTTGTTGACAGGCGGTTTTCAGATTTATCAAGCACGACGGGCCGCTTTGAGTTTTTACCGTAACCCTCCTTTCAGTCCCCATATTGGATTATTTTATGAAAACAGGTCCGTCAATCCTGCCAAAGCGCAATCTGCAGAAAAGAACATGTTGACCGCGGTAGCTGCATTCCTGAAAAGGCTACCCTGGCAGGTGTTGTCGGTTGCTTTGCCGGTTGGTTTTATTGATGCACAGCCATTCACATGGGACAAGTTTAAGGTTGTCCCAGGATACACTTACAGGCTGGATCTCACTGTTCCGGTGGAAGAGACTTACCGTGAAATGATGCCGGAAAGGCGCAACGATATCAGCAAGGCAGTGAAAGACGGAATTGAGGTCACGGAAGTCTCCGATATGGCTGTTGTGGAAGCGTTGGTTCAGAATACTTTCGAAAGGCAGAGCAAATCGCTGGATAAGCTGCATTTGGGAAGGATTCTCCGGAATTTTCCCGGACAAGGCAACAGTTTTGCCATGGTTGCCTTCCAGGATGGAAAGCCCCTGGCTACATGCTTTTGTATCTTTGATGGTAAGACGGTGTATTACCTTTTGGGTGGGTACGATAGTCAAAACCGGCACAAAGGGGCAGGTGCCCTGGCTATCTGGAAATCCGTGGAAAAGGCGGAATCCATAAACAGACTTGTCTTCGACTTCGAGGGGTCGATGGTGCCCTGGATTGAGCGCTATTTCAGGGGTTTTGGAGGCAGGCTTACACCGTATCTCACGATCAACCGTGCCAGCATGCCGCTTGAAATCTTTTTAAAGTTTATTAAAAGGGATATCTTCTGA
- a CDS encoding glycosyltransferase family 4 protein — MKLLILTQYYPPEVGAPQNRLSDLAKRLTALGVEVTVLTALPNYPQMKIHSAYRGKWTFREKNDGIAILRSWIYVSPRRNVFHRLLNYFSFVFSSVLTGIFRLGRQDYILVESPPLFLGISGYLLKVFKRSRLIFNVSDLWPESAEKLNIVRSRFFLGISYRLEAFLYRHSFIVSGQTMGICDNISARFPEVTTYWLPNGVDPEGFDPVLDGSDRRKMLGLGNDDFVVMYAGILGYAQGLSTMISAAAMLQDEKNIRFLILGSGPEKGKLIAEASEKSPVNVIFPPSVSKSEIPEMLAAVDAVYVPLKKLDIFLGAIPSKIFEGLAMARPLILGVEGEAKRLFIDEGKAGIFVEPENSAQLAIAVKTLLDNRELGRQMGRNGRKFVLEKFDRRIIAEQFFKFIKEKEGSLL; from the coding sequence ATGAAATTGCTTATACTTACCCAGTATTACCCGCCCGAGGTTGGAGCCCCTCAGAACCGGCTGTCTGACCTGGCAAAACGATTGACAGCTCTGGGTGTGGAGGTTACCGTTTTAACAGCTTTGCCGAATTATCCCCAGATGAAGATTCATTCCGCCTACCGCGGGAAATGGACATTCCGTGAAAAAAATGATGGGATTGCAATTTTACGTTCCTGGATTTATGTAAGTCCGCGGCGTAATGTGTTCCACAGGCTTTTAAATTACTTCTCATTTGTGTTTTCCTCAGTGTTAACAGGGATTTTCAGGTTAGGCAGGCAAGATTATATACTTGTTGAGTCACCCCCATTATTTTTAGGGATAAGTGGTTATCTGTTGAAAGTATTCAAACGTTCGCGTCTGATCTTCAATGTGTCGGACCTATGGCCGGAGAGTGCAGAAAAGCTAAATATAGTGCGTTCCAGATTTTTCCTGGGAATATCATACCGGCTGGAGGCGTTTTTATACCGGCATTCATTTATTGTGAGCGGGCAGACTATGGGCATATGTGATAATATATCTGCACGGTTTCCTGAAGTCACTACTTATTGGCTTCCCAACGGAGTTGATCCGGAAGGTTTTGATCCCGTTTTGGATGGTTCGGATCGTCGTAAAATGCTTGGGCTGGGTAATGATGATTTTGTGGTGATGTATGCAGGGATACTGGGTTATGCCCAGGGACTGTCAACCATGATTTCTGCAGCAGCGATGCTTCAGGATGAAAAGAATATCCGGTTCCTGATCCTGGGCAGCGGGCCTGAAAAAGGAAAACTGATAGCAGAGGCATCGGAGAAGTCCCCGGTGAATGTTATTTTCCCCCCTTCCGTATCCAAAAGTGAGATCCCGGAAATGCTTGCTGCCGTTGATGCAGTGTACGTACCCCTGAAGAAACTGGACATTTTTCTTGGAGCAATACCCTCAAAAATATTCGAGGGCCTGGCGATGGCAAGACCTTTGATCCTGGGTGTTGAAGGGGAGGCAAAGCGTCTTTTTATCGATGAGGGCAAAGCGGGGATATTTGTTGAGCCGGAAAATTCTGCTCAACTTGCTATTGCAGTAAAGACATTGCTTGATAACAGAGAACTGGGCAGGCAGATGGGCAGGAACGGAAGGAAATTTGTACTTGAAAAATTCGACCGCCGTATCATAGCCGAACAATTTTTCAAGTTTATTAAAGAAAAGGAAGGCAGTCTTCTTTGA
- a CDS encoding O-antigen ligase family protein has protein sequence MFKQELHNRIYLILFSVLAFSLPLNRIISSYLIGLIILNWFLEGRFNKKFRSVFVSHHRLDTLLFAGLFLAYLAGMIYTSDTREGWTSVQVKLSMFVFPMVFATLDDRALEGKKRLIPLVSMIAGTFISGLICLGRALLKYADTGDPGSYYYIDLSYFHHPGYMAMFMVFSVALLNYFLQVPPDRRRYKIWEKAVMITLILFYSGFVILLSSKAGIITLILIFFLHISYVIFIRRKYLYGLGLIFVISLMFAVLLKLFPFSITRFGVTGDAIATEQMTGEGTSDGTEERILIWRHSMELANEHFFFGLGTGDVTEALVSLYDSIDFHDARDRKLNAHNEYLQTFLALGIGGFLILLLSLLLPGIYSIRKKQYVYFSFLLIIGFNILVESMFLRQAGVVFYAFFNAFLFMIPLDPGEK, from the coding sequence TTGTTTAAGCAGGAATTACACAACCGGATCTATCTTATACTATTTTCAGTGCTTGCATTCAGCTTGCCACTGAACCGGATCATTTCCTCATATCTGATAGGTCTTATCATCCTGAACTGGTTTCTGGAGGGAAGGTTCAACAAAAAGTTCAGATCTGTATTCGTCTCACATCACCGATTGGATACTTTGCTTTTTGCCGGGCTGTTTCTGGCTTATCTCGCGGGCATGATTTATACTTCCGATACCCGGGAAGGGTGGACATCCGTTCAGGTTAAGTTATCCATGTTCGTGTTCCCGATGGTTTTTGCCACCCTGGATGACAGGGCACTGGAAGGGAAGAAGCGTTTGATTCCTCTTGTTTCCATGATAGCTGGCACGTTTATATCTGGATTAATTTGCCTCGGAAGGGCATTGCTGAAATATGCAGATACGGGTGACCCGGGAAGTTATTATTACATCGACCTGTCCTATTTTCATCATCCCGGATATATGGCCATGTTCATGGTTTTTTCCGTGGCATTGCTGAATTATTTTCTTCAGGTTCCGCCAGACAGAAGGAGGTATAAAATATGGGAAAAAGCAGTGATGATCACTCTGATCCTGTTTTACAGCGGATTTGTAATACTGCTCAGTTCCAAAGCAGGCATAATCACTCTAATACTGATATTTTTTCTGCACATAAGCTATGTAATATTCATTCGAAGGAAATACCTATATGGTTTAGGCCTGATCTTTGTTATTTCATTGATGTTTGCAGTCCTTTTAAAGTTGTTTCCATTTTCCATTACCCGTTTTGGAGTTACAGGGGATGCGATAGCGACGGAACAAATGACGGGTGAGGGCACAAGTGACGGAACAGAGGAGCGTATTTTGATCTGGCGTCACTCCATGGAACTTGCCAATGAGCATTTTTTCTTCGGATTAGGTACCGGAGATGTTACGGAAGCACTGGTATCATTGTATGATTCGATCGATTTTCATGACGCCCGGGATAGGAAACTGAATGCACATAATGAATATTTACAGACATTTCTTGCATTGGGGATAGGCGGGTTTCTTATATTATTATTATCATTGCTGTTACCTGGGATATACAGCATAAGGAAGAAGCAATACGTTTATTTCTCATTTCTGTTGATCATCGGGTTTAACATTCTGGTTGAATCCATGTTTCTTAGGCAGGCAGGGGTAGTATTTTATGCATTTTTCAATGCTTTTCTGTTTATGATCCCGCTGGATCCGGGGGAGAAATAA
- the gdhA gene encoding NADP-specific glutamate dehydrogenase, whose amino-acid sequence MANSAYEALVKEFMAKIIAKNPAEIEFHQAVEEVVTTLVPFIEENPKYKAAKILERICEPERVVLFRVPWVDDKGEVQVNKGYRIEMNSAIGPYKGGLRFHPTVNLGILKFLAFEQVFKNSLTTLPMGGGKGGSDFDPKGKSDNEVMHFCQSFMTELFRHIGPNTDVPAGDIGVGGREIGFLFGQYKRLRNEFTGVLTGKGREWGGSLIRPEATGYGATYFAEEMLKTRGDSMKGKIVAISGSGNVAQYATEKVTQMGGKVVTLSDSNGYIYDPKGIDAEKLEFIMYLKNVKRGRIKEYADKYGAEYVEGKRPWHVKCDVAMPCATQNEVNGEEAKMLIANGCYVISEGANMPSTPEAIEVYQNAKILYGPGKAANAGGVAVSGLEMSQNSLRLSWTREEVDARLHQIMKDIHATCEKYGRDGDYIDYVQGANIGGFVKVADSMIAQGVV is encoded by the coding sequence ATGGCAAACAGTGCTTATGAAGCTTTAGTTAAAGAATTCATGGCAAAAATCATCGCCAAGAATCCTGCTGAGATCGAATTCCATCAGGCCGTGGAAGAGGTAGTCACCACCCTGGTTCCTTTCATCGAAGAAAATCCGAAATACAAGGCTGCAAAGATCCTTGAAAGGATTTGCGAACCTGAACGTGTAGTGCTCTTCCGTGTACCGTGGGTTGACGACAAAGGTGAAGTCCAGGTCAACAAAGGATACAGGATTGAGATGAACAGCGCTATTGGCCCTTACAAGGGTGGCTTGCGTTTCCATCCTACCGTAAACCTTGGCATCCTGAAATTCCTTGCTTTTGAGCAGGTATTCAAGAACAGCCTTACCACATTACCTATGGGTGGCGGTAAAGGCGGTTCAGATTTCGACCCGAAGGGAAAATCAGACAATGAAGTGATGCATTTCTGCCAAAGCTTCATGACAGAGCTTTTCCGTCATATCGGACCCAATACCGACGTTCCGGCCGGCGATATCGGCGTTGGCGGAAGAGAGATCGGGTTCCTGTTTGGTCAATACAAAAGACTGAGAAATGAATTCACCGGAGTTCTCACCGGTAAGGGAAGAGAATGGGGTGGATCTTTGATTCGTCCGGAAGCAACCGGTTACGGCGCTACCTATTTTGCTGAGGAAATGCTGAAAACCCGTGGCGATAGCATGAAAGGCAAGATCGTTGCCATCTCCGGCTCAGGAAATGTAGCCCAATACGCTACTGAAAAGGTTACCCAGATGGGCGGAAAGGTTGTAACCCTCTCCGATTCCAATGGATATATTTACGATCCCAAGGGTATTGATGCTGAAAAACTCGAATTCATTATGTACCTCAAAAACGTTAAACGCGGAAGGATCAAGGAATATGCCGACAAATACGGTGCAGAATACGTTGAGGGTAAACGCCCGTGGCACGTTAAATGCGATGTGGCCATGCCTTGCGCTACCCAGAATGAGGTCAATGGTGAAGAAGCCAAAATGCTGATCGCCAATGGTTGTTATGTTATTTCCGAAGGAGCCAACATGCCATCCACTCCGGAAGCCATTGAAGTCTATCAGAATGCCAAGATCCTTTACGGTCCTGGTAAAGCTGCCAATGCTGGTGGTGTTGCCGTTTCAGGCCTCGAAATGAGCCAGAACTCACTCCGCCTCTCCTGGACCCGCGAAGAGGTCGATGCCCGTCTCCATCAGATCATGAAAGATATTCACGCTACCTGTGAAAAATACGGCAGGGACGGTGATTATATCGACTACGTACAAGGAGCAAATATCGGCGGTTTTGTTAAAGTTGCCGACTCTATGATCGCTCAGGGCGTCGTATAA
- a CDS encoding pyruvate, phosphate dikinase, with amino-acid sequence MPFKVREILLVANLYDAYSIEKEGRFSEHVLGEYHSLNLTSIPRITGVSSMEEAMVHLRNRHFDMVILMMGADKHTPIGLSCTIKKEFPYIPVFLLLNNNSDLEYVSNTKAATKHIDKVFVWNGESQVFFAMIKLVEDKINVENDTEIGLVRVILLVEDSPKYYSRYLPMLYNIVLEQTKRIIDDVSTDELYKVLKLRARPKILLASSYEEAVRIIEKYKEYLLCLITDVKFEKDGKQLETAGFELVNYARVNTKELPTIIQSSDESNAEKAFELKATFINKNSDNLSQDFRSFITHYLGFGNFVYRNTQGKQIAIAKSLKEFEKQLQTIPDESLLYHARKNHFSLWLMARGEIQAAKILNPHKVTDFPSPQEIRNYMLQIITKFRNEQDKGKIVPFDAQEISDESNVVSLSEGLLGGKGRGVAFINSLIYNYDFSKYVPGIHIRSPKTSLIGTEEFEYFLFRNKLLDFVINEKDYDEIKRVFLKAELTDTLMKRLRVLTEKIRKPLAIRSSGLFEDSLMQPFAGIFETYLLPNNHPDARVRLEQIANAIKLVYASTYSNVARGYVEAIDYRIEEEKMAVVIQEVVGSQYGDYFYPHISGVAQSFNYYPVSHMKPEEGFGILALGLGKYVVEGEKAYRFSPKYPDLEINSPKDTYKNSQVEFFAVDMKKKNPDLMEGDTAGLARIDIDVAERHGTLKHCASVYDPESNRIVPGLNATGPRIVNFADVLKYKYIPLAETLEVVLDVVKEAMGCPVEIEFAVDLNKDRQYKASFYLLQIKPLLGNALDYNVNLDKIHDDDILLFSEKGMGNGIIEDISDVIYIDRNRFDKTKTMEMVEEINRLNTKMHAEKRKYILIGPGRWGTRDRWIGIPVAWPQISSAKVIVETSLEDFPLDASSGSHFFHNVTSMNVGYFSVQPEVSKSYVRYELLDNQELIEETRYFRHVRFRNPLVVRMDGRKRISVITLK; translated from the coding sequence ATGCCTTTCAAGGTAAGAGAGATACTTCTGGTGGCAAATCTTTATGATGCATACAGCATAGAAAAAGAAGGAAGGTTCTCAGAACATGTACTGGGAGAATACCATTCGCTCAATCTAACCTCCATCCCCAGGATCACCGGAGTGTCATCGATGGAAGAAGCCATGGTACACCTTAGAAACCGTCATTTCGATATGGTAATACTTATGATGGGAGCCGATAAACACACGCCCATTGGATTAAGTTGTACCATAAAAAAAGAATTTCCTTATATCCCTGTTTTTCTGCTTCTTAATAATAACAGCGACCTGGAGTATGTCAGCAATACAAAAGCCGCTACAAAACATATAGATAAGGTTTTTGTCTGGAATGGAGAATCCCAGGTGTTTTTTGCCATGATAAAACTGGTTGAAGACAAGATCAATGTGGAGAATGACACGGAAATTGGGCTTGTAAGGGTGATCTTATTGGTTGAGGATTCACCCAAATATTATTCCCGGTATCTTCCCATGCTGTATAACATCGTCCTGGAACAAACCAAAAGGATCATAGACGATGTGAGTACGGATGAATTGTATAAGGTACTTAAGCTGCGGGCAAGGCCAAAGATACTGCTTGCATCAAGTTATGAGGAGGCTGTAAGGATCATCGAAAAATATAAGGAGTATCTTCTTTGCCTCATTACCGATGTTAAGTTTGAAAAAGACGGGAAGCAATTGGAAACTGCGGGATTTGAACTGGTAAATTATGCCAGGGTAAATACCAAGGAACTACCCACGATAATCCAATCCTCCGATGAAAGTAATGCGGAAAAAGCATTCGAACTCAAGGCAACTTTCATTAACAAGAATTCCGATAATCTTTCCCAGGATTTCCGGAGTTTTATCACTCATTACCTGGGGTTTGGGAATTTTGTTTACAGGAACACACAGGGAAAACAGATAGCCATAGCCAAATCTCTGAAAGAATTTGAGAAGCAGTTACAAACCATTCCTGACGAATCACTTCTTTACCATGCCAGGAAAAACCATTTCTCTCTCTGGTTAATGGCTCGTGGGGAAATCCAGGCAGCAAAGATTCTGAATCCGCATAAGGTGACGGATTTTCCCAGTCCTCAGGAAATCCGTAACTATATGCTACAAATCATCACGAAATTCAGGAATGAACAGGATAAAGGGAAGATCGTGCCTTTCGATGCGCAGGAGATTTCTGATGAAAGCAATGTAGTGAGTTTATCGGAGGGGTTGCTTGGCGGGAAAGGCCGGGGAGTAGCATTTATAAATTCCCTGATCTACAATTATGATTTCAGCAAGTATGTTCCGGGCATTCATATCCGGTCACCAAAAACTTCTTTGATAGGGACAGAAGAGTTTGAATATTTTCTTTTCAGGAATAAATTACTGGATTTCGTGATCAACGAAAAGGATTACGATGAGATCAAGAGGGTATTCCTGAAAGCGGAGTTGACCGATACCCTGATGAAGCGTCTGAGGGTGCTTACGGAAAAAATCCGCAAACCGCTTGCAATCAGGTCATCCGGGTTGTTTGAAGACTCACTGATGCAACCCTTTGCCGGGATTTTTGAGACCTATCTTTTGCCGAACAACCATCCGGATGCCAGAGTAAGGCTGGAGCAAATTGCCAATGCCATCAAGTTGGTATATGCATCCACTTATTCCAATGTTGCAAGGGGATATGTAGAGGCCATAGATTACAGGATTGAGGAGGAGAAGATGGCGGTAGTAATTCAGGAAGTTGTGGGTTCGCAATACGGGGATTATTTTTATCCGCACATCAGCGGGGTCGCTCAATCCTTTAATTATTATCCGGTTTCTCACATGAAGCCGGAAGAAGGATTTGGTATTCTGGCCCTGGGTCTTGGGAAATATGTTGTTGAAGGGGAAAAGGCATATCGTTTTTCGCCCAAATACCCTGATCTAGAGATTAATTCACCAAAGGATACATATAAAAATTCGCAGGTTGAGTTCTTTGCTGTTGATATGAAGAAGAAAAATCCGGATTTGATGGAAGGGGATACGGCAGGATTAGCGCGAATTGATATTGATGTTGCAGAGAGGCATGGAACGCTTAAGCATTGTGCATCCGTTTACGATCCTGAGAGCAACCGCATTGTACCCGGATTGAATGCCACCGGCCCCAGAATTGTTAATTTCGCCGATGTATTAAAATATAAATACATTCCCCTGGCTGAGACCCTGGAAGTAGTATTGGATGTAGTGAAAGAAGCAATGGGCTGTCCTGTTGAAATAGAATTTGCCGTTGACCTGAACAAAGACCGGCAATACAAAGCCTCTTTCTATCTTTTACAGATAAAGCCTTTACTGGGGAATGCGCTGGATTACAACGTGAATCTTGATAAGATCCATGATGACGATATTTTGCTTTTTTCTGAAAAAGGAATGGGCAATGGAATAATTGAAGATATATCGGATGTGATCTACATTGACAGGAACCGTTTTGACAAAACCAAAACGATGGAAATGGTTGAGGAAATCAACCGCCTTAATACCAAGATGCACGCTGAAAAGAGGAAATATATCCTGATAGGACCTGGCCGCTGGGGTACGCGGGATCGCTGGATCGGAATCCCGGTTGCCTGGCCACAGATATCCTCTGCAAAAGTGATCGTGGAAACCAGCCTGGAAGACTTTCCGTTGGATGCATCCTCCGGCTCACATTTCTTTCACAATGTTACATCAATGAACGTAGGTTACTTTTCCGTTCAGCCGGAAGTGTCGAAGAGCTATGTACGTTACGAACTATTAGATAATCAGGAGCTTATTGAAGAAACAAGGTATTTTCGGCATGTTCGTTTCCGGAATCCATTGGTTGTAAGAATGGATGGAAGAAAAAGGATTTCGGTGATCACACTGAAATAA
- a CDS encoding sulfide/dihydroorotate dehydrogenase-like FAD/NAD-binding protein — protein MFQIVRKQEMAMGTIIRFDIMAPKIAAKIKSGQFVIIRVNETGERIPLTVADKDSFAGIITIIFQVVGKTTALMRSLKEGDFIKDVVGPLGKPAEVENVGTVIMVGGGTGVAILHHVAKAFKEAGNYVIGIMGSRSKDMLILENEMTQICDELVITTDDGSYGQMGFVTDPLKKYLDERYDIKLVYAIGPIIMMKNVVNLTKKYTIPIMVSLNPIMIDGTGMCGGCRVKVDDQTMFCCVDGPDFDGYKVDFDELMKRNSLYLKDEKDSLLFSIR, from the coding sequence ATGTTTCAGATTGTAAGAAAACAAGAAATGGCCATGGGAACGATCATCCGTTTCGATATCATGGCCCCGAAAATAGCGGCAAAGATCAAATCCGGCCAGTTTGTCATTATAAGAGTCAATGAAACCGGTGAGCGAATCCCCCTTACAGTTGCAGATAAAGATTCCTTTGCCGGGATAATCACCATCATTTTTCAGGTCGTTGGTAAGACAACGGCCTTAATGCGTTCTCTGAAGGAAGGTGATTTTATAAAAGACGTAGTAGGACCGCTTGGAAAACCTGCAGAAGTGGAAAATGTTGGTACAGTAATAATGGTGGGCGGAGGTACCGGGGTGGCTATCCTCCATCATGTAGCCAAAGCCTTCAAGGAAGCGGGTAATTATGTAATTGGAATCATGGGTTCACGCTCAAAGGATATGCTTATCCTGGAGAATGAGATGACACAGATTTGCGATGAACTGGTTATTACAACCGATGATGGCTCCTACGGGCAGATGGGTTTTGTAACCGATCCTTTGAAGAAGTACCTCGATGAAAGATATGATATAAAGCTTGTATATGCAATCGGGCCGATTATCATGATGAAAAACGTGGTAAACCTTACCAAAAAATATACTATTCCGATAATGGTCAGCCTGAATCCTATCATGATCGATGGGACGGGCATGTGTGGGGGATGCAGGGTAAAAGTGGATGACCAGACCATGTTTTGTTGTGTCGACGGGCCTGATTTCGATGGTTATAAAGTTGATTTCGACGAACTGATGAAAAGGAATTCGCTCTACCTGAAAGATGAAAAAGATTCATTGCTTTTCTCAATCCGATAA
- the gltA gene encoding NADPH-dependent glutamate synthase — MPEQDQTLRVHNFQEVPYGYTTELALLEAGRCLQCKNPGCVDGCPVNVKIPEFIALVAEEKFDEAAKKIKERNVFPAICGRVCPQESQCESKCILGYKDKPVAIGRLERFVADFERKMDLVRVPIVKDNIGMSIAVIGSGPGGLTVASDMRQLGYNVTVYEALHETGGVLTYGIPEFRLPKSIVQFEINYLKEMGVRFELNHVIGNILTIEELLEHFNAVFIGVGAGLPRFMNIEGESLGNVFSANEYLTRMNLMKAYKFPEYDTPKPRGNKVVVVGGGNVAMDCARTAKRTGANEVTVVYRRSRHELPARAEEVHHAEEEGIRFKLLSNPVRYLGTDNNAVKAIECIRMELGEPDATGRRRPVPVKDSNFVVECDMAVVAIGTGPNPIIFQSTPNLEVNKWGYINVNPETNETSIPYVYAGGDIVTGSATVIEAMGAGRIAARAMHEKLTQKTQKKKSVKAG, encoded by the coding sequence ATGCCGGAACAGGATCAGACACTGAGGGTACATAATTTCCAGGAAGTCCCGTATGGTTATACTACAGAATTAGCTTTGCTGGAAGCAGGCCGTTGCCTTCAATGTAAAAATCCGGGATGTGTGGACGGTTGCCCCGTGAATGTGAAAATTCCTGAGTTTATTGCGCTGGTTGCCGAGGAAAAATTCGATGAAGCCGCCAAGAAAATCAAAGAAAGGAATGTGTTCCCGGCAATATGCGGAAGGGTTTGTCCGCAGGAAAGCCAGTGTGAATCAAAGTGCATTTTAGGTTATAAAGACAAACCTGTTGCTATTGGAAGGCTGGAAAGATTTGTCGCTGATTTTGAACGAAAGATGGATCTGGTAAGAGTCCCGATAGTCAAGGATAATATAGGCATGAGCATTGCGGTGATAGGATCTGGTCCGGGTGGGCTCACCGTAGCTTCGGATATGCGCCAACTGGGCTATAATGTTACTGTTTACGAGGCTCTCCATGAAACCGGAGGTGTATTGACATACGGCATCCCGGAGTTTCGTCTTCCAAAATCCATTGTGCAGTTCGAGATTAATTACCTGAAGGAAATGGGTGTTCGCTTTGAACTGAATCACGTTATCGGAAATATTCTTACCATTGAAGAACTGCTCGAGCATTTCAACGCAGTTTTCATTGGCGTTGGGGCCGGCCTTCCAAGATTTATGAATATTGAAGGGGAAAGCCTGGGGAATGTTTTTTCGGCAAATGAGTATCTTACCAGGATGAATCTGATGAAAGCCTATAAATTCCCGGAATACGATACACCCAAACCACGAGGTAATAAGGTCGTAGTTGTTGGTGGAGGTAATGTTGCCATGGATTGTGCCAGGACGGCCAAAAGGACGGGCGCCAATGAAGTGACCGTTGTTTATCGCCGGTCAAGGCATGAACTTCCTGCCCGAGCCGAAGAAGTCCATCATGCCGAAGAAGAAGGGATCCGGTTCAAACTGCTTAGCAATCCGGTCAGGTATTTAGGAACAGATAACAATGCCGTTAAAGCCATCGAATGTATCCGGATGGAACTTGGAGAACCCGATGCAACCGGAAGAAGAAGACCCGTTCCTGTGAAAGACTCCAACTTTGTGGTTGAATGCGATATGGCCGTCGTAGCTATTGGTACCGGCCCCAATCCCATTATTTTTCAATCAACTCCCAACCTTGAAGTAAATAAATGGGGTTATATCAATGTAAATCCTGAAACCAATGAAACAAGTATCCCTTATGTTTATGCAGGAGGAGATATCGTTACGGGATCTGCAACCGTGATTGAAGCTATGGGGGCCGGAAGGATTGCTGCCCGAGCTATGCACGAAAAACTGACTCAGAAAACACAGAAGAAAAAAAGTGTTAAAGCCGGGTAA
- the nuoE gene encoding NADH-quinone oxidoreductase subunit NuoE, with product MDDLIAKYKGKKGNMIPLLQGTQSIYGYIPREAFEKLAAETGLELSDMYGVATFYAQFRLNPVGKHIIKVCHGTACHVQNAKAVTDSLKEALKVSDGETTEDGLFTLESVACLGCCSLAPVMMIGEETYGKLTGTEAVKIIKNIKIRESN from the coding sequence ATGGATGATCTTATTGCGAAATACAAGGGCAAAAAGGGGAATATGATTCCTCTTCTCCAGGGGACACAGAGTATATACGGATATATACCCAGGGAAGCTTTTGAAAAGCTCGCGGCAGAAACGGGCCTTGAGTTGAGCGATATGTATGGAGTAGCCACTTTTTACGCGCAGTTTCGTCTGAATCCGGTGGGCAAACACATCATCAAGGTATGCCACGGCACTGCATGCCATGTTCAGAATGCCAAGGCTGTCACTGATTCACTCAAGGAGGCATTGAAGGTCAGTGATGGTGAGACAACGGAAGACGGATTATTTACGCTTGAATCGGTTGCCTGTCTGGGTTGTTGTTCGCTTGCACCGGTTATGATGATAGGGGAAGAAACTTACGGCAAGCTTACCGGCACCGAGGCTGTCAAGATTATCAAGAATATAAAAATCCGGGAAAGTAATTAG